A genome region from Salvia splendens isolate huo1 chromosome 19, SspV2, whole genome shotgun sequence includes the following:
- the LOC121779901 gene encoding golgin subfamily B member 1-like, producing the protein MEKNKNRTDMLAAGRKKLQQFRQKKDNKGNSSKPSGKGSKSGRDKTEGTVAEAAGELSNHDTVDISESSSGVVAEASDTATGISKHDVTGDASNDTAVQQLHNADGQISKHDAEDTTALPESIPRVDTVASDAASRVDPVTSESPVANKDTSAKGKVGIACLLDVAGFPPKGSRTDDTSDGHDVDIRASLEDGSSSLVLEETTINVPAMVLEERSGDSNLLLPTVFSSGLEREHGEEQVTDVGAMQEVGGSGGNETDDRMVNFLDGDSNPPTDDANDSIADRRAADSGNRFVEENISVATQLSKIDNASLADSVANYAGEAEEPRDHSFGTSPLIESSMMSTVRSVAMGHERDVTSFGPNDEKPEAVNFSDTEGTQANSGFFEVERSYEVESNNKNNFLACKHIDLSSILDGSVVKLSQLAEILQVLDQDEFRYIFMSRESSAEKPRNADKRQAPDDVIHDSFERLKEHLYMTSLSKDVCYLQLSEHQKGIDGIAVNSSLVEVEGKNDTIAKEIVQYRNELQESLSEKVELEKQLRLSRSEADVFAAKVNELQNKLEMTQGEMSGIFSELVECRNLVQALQSENENLNVSFKVMIEEKNKLSQESTNVLLENEKITEELYQHRVSLESFQTLIQDDRKRLEQENYGMISENSKLLAGLAECENTVEVLRVENKNLKEILTSLSEERKKFDEEKVSMDHQIGKMSEESVNCKEMILTLQTEIINLNEHMRSISEEKSKLVEEKNTIFSEYEKQYHKLVEFNVLEAVLQAECCKAVKDLKEARTSIKHYTDENKSLCADLEFHKIKLKDIDCQKNSSQFDEVESQGVKNDTGVLHESKSHQSSSRQMKLDIYSDAFGFLALKRNLEEAGVLMQKLEREIESMHLESSSLNRSTDAVSPEVSRLIQTFEPKGYTEKDGQDPEKSPSSEGHTTEDSHMSTKMVAQNLKILLKELVSDAEDASEFCRVKHSKVLANAAGTDLSKYDALEEHNDQVHKANIELMVFYEAMRELIHHGVAKESELLGQCDAMQKQEAVLKLENHHLQEKMNDFQGHINELQVQLEGHCRDSDEMTSSISNQLQALQSEVSDRELILQEEQSSVAAQILKTVAMLDSTVNNISANPLPIGNSNPDVVGSVAASVDGACKVIQGLHGLLEASQSEFQEMSHKTDVALSILHRLYSELVRTLFGYDPDAANKVVADGKRLDLLHPNFFDALLDQLKNLYIERLELQSTNTQLSSQMTNTARETDELQKLCLKSDTVLKLIDEIEQSVKLERPAVSADEPASLLESLIHLLIQKCRETGQGSSLCASLEMHVHDLQGEVERLNFVLMEYGNENLVFKHSLKSAQEVVIALNSKVQEKVVELELSEQRISSLREKLGIAVTKGKGLISQRESLKQSLSETSKELEKCSQELLSKDARLHEVETKVKVYAEAGERMEALESELSYIRNSATALRESFLLKDSVLLRIEEILEDLELPENFHSNDIIDKIDWLAKMVGNHSLPLGEWDHRSSAEGVSYSDAGFGSSDGLKEDMQPTPTSSEDLRRRYEELQNRFYGLAEQNEMLEQSLMERNNLVQRWEIFLDTVDMPSHLRSGEPDDKIQWLGSALSEAQNHSYSLQQKIDNLETFCGSLRADVEDSQRRTSELEAAFHQACSETEMLTKDLEILRQENDESIKRIAVFSLRNENLQNESSLLQAQKLRLEEDKDHIEDVIRKLKEMVKNALRDSCPEDVVLDQEGVEYFEEILRKLVEEHKTLSSGNLVNVDSTDSTDVHITGKEELSNTSRDFEEQDVTTLSKKLDESMGELMSLKEEKDGYMQTNQSLVRELQELEVKKKELEELLNREERKSASLREKLNIAVRKGKSLVQQRDGMKQSIEELNAEVERLKSESKHTDKTISEYEEQIKNLLVARDRVQVVESENSFLRDRLAETEHHMLEKEGSWSSILNALDEIDVGFEINSVNPVERITEIGKYLHGLHGRMDSLEQDSRKSKRAAELLLAELNEVQERNDVLQDELAKVVDELSEASREKDLAENAKHEAVAHIEKLSYLHSEEKKRQISEITVLKFGVDNVKNDLSAIDKELGDALSKDLEVLYNVKATMESFFDLDVVPDLGALFPGSLPGGTLSTKSENKVFMTQIDSIRERIHEHSRLLQEESSRLSEVVMNVHRGYTSEKEFYESVKRDAERLQSIDKEEESKLHILHGNMTLLFENCASAISRLENWQEHMVENALASRSPQRNLNSQNQIGENISIGDASIFNEESIRSMCDKLSLVVGDSISMHTNELGRVMEVGQSEKKSTIMNLQNELQEKDIQKEKICKELVGQIKEAETNAKNYLLDLQQARVKLDASQRQLDAMGEERKLLDQRVKELQVNETNAIDLQQKVNSLTDALAAKVQECEGLMQALDEEETEMEILANKIVGFENELHQKNKDLENLEASRAKALKKLSVTVIKFDELHYLSENLLSEVEKLQSQLQEKDGEISFLRQEVTRCTNDALAVTQMSKKSSDEIRELLAWLDSSISHVQVNDVTIDYSNHLVDEYKEVLQKKILDLISELENLRVTTQNRDIMLQEERFKVDELTQKEQHLKNSLREMESQLFVLQGVGGSDKATKSTSEIVEVEPTKNKWKSSGTIAPQVRSLRKPNNDQVAIAIDMDGNSPGLEDDDDDKAHGFKSLTTSKIVPRFTRPVSNMVDGLWMSIDRALMRQPALRLGVILYWALMHAMLATFVV; encoded by the exons AGTAAATCCGGGCGTGATAAGACGGAAGGCACAGTTGCTGAAGCAGCTGGAGAATTATCCAATCATGATACTGTTGATATTTCAGAGTCAAGTTCTGGAGTGGTTGCAGAGGCAAGTGATACAGCTACTGGTATATCCAAGCATGATGTAACAGGAGACGCTTCCAATGACACAGCCGTACAGCAGCTACATAATGCCGATGGACAGATATCCAAGCATGATGCAGAAGATACTACTGCTTTACCAGAGTCAATTCCTAGAGTGGATACGGTGGCAAGTGATGCTGCTTCTAGAGTAGATCCAGTAACAAGTGAAAGTCCGGTTGCTAATAAAGATACTTCAGCAAAGGGTAAAGTTGGAATAGCATGTCTTTTGGATGTTGCCGGATTCCCACCAAAGGGATCAAGAACAGATGACACTAGTGATGGGCATGATGTAGATATTAGGGCTTCTCTGGAGGATGGATCATCTTCTCTGGTTCTTGAGGAGACAACCATTAATGTCCCAGCAATGGTTTTAGAAGAGAGGTCAGGAGATTCAAATTTACTTTTGCCCACTGTTTTTTCATCCGGACTGGAGAGGGAGCATGGGGAAGAGCAGGTAACAGATGTAG GGGCAATGCAGGAAGTTGGCGGTTCCGGTGGAAATGAAACTGATGACCGCATGGTGAATTTTCTTGATGGAGATAGCAATCCTCCTACAGATGATGCTAATGATTCTATTGCAGACAGAAGGGCAGCTGATTCAGGGAATAGGTTTGTGGAGGAGAATATCTCTGTTGCCACACAACTCAGCAAGATTGACAATGCATCATTGGCTGATTCTGTTGCCAACTATGCTGGAGAAGCTGAAGAGCCCCGTGACCATTCTTTTGGCACTTCTCCTTTAATTGAGTCCTCAATGATGTCAACCGTAAGATCTGTGGCAATGGGTCATGAGAGAGATGTCACATCATTTGGTCCAAATGATGAGAAACCAGAGGCAGTTAATTTCTCAGATACAGAAGGTACTCAAGCAAACTCTGGATTTTTTGAGGTTGAAAGATCTTACGAGGTTGAAAgtaacaataaaaataatttcttaGCATGTAAACACATAGACCTGTCGTCGATTTTGGATGGAAGTGTGGTCAAACTTTCCCAGCTTGCAGAAATTTTACAGGTACTTGATCAAGATGAATTCAGGTACATATTCATGTCAAGAGAATCATCAGCTGAAAAACCTAGAAATGCAGATAAGCGTCAAGCTCCTGATGATGTCATTCATGATTCTTTTGAGAGGCTCAAAGAACATTTGTATATGACAAGTTTGTCAAAGGATGTGTGTTATTTACAACTGTCTGAGCATCAAAAGGGGATTGATGGAATTGCAGTCAACTCTTCACTTGTTGAAGTCGAAGGGAAAAATGATACAATTGCCAAAGAAATTGTGCAGTACAGAAATGAGCTCCAGGAGTCTTTATCAGAGAAGGTAGAGCTCGAGAAGCAGCTTCGGTTATCAAGATCTGAGGCTGATGTTTTTGCTGCTAAAGTTAATGAATTGCAGAATAAACTAGAAATGACACAAGGAGAAATGTCAGGCATATTTTCTGAGCTAGTTGAGTGCAGGAATTTGGTACAAGCCTTGCAATCTGAAAATGAAAACTTGAATGTAAGTTTCAAAGTGATGATCGAGGAAAAAAACAAACTTTCACAGGAGAGTACAAATGTTTTGCTGGAGAATGAAAAAATCACTGAGGAATTATATCAGCACAGAGTTTCTTTAGAGTCATTCCAGACTTTAATACAAGATGACAGGAAAAGACTCGAGCAGgaaaattatggcatgatcagTGAGAATAGTAAATTACTTGCTGGCCTGGCAGAGTGTGAGAATACAGTGGAAGTTCTAAGGGTGGAAAACAAAAATTTGAAAGAGATTTTGACATCTTTatcagaagaaagaaaaaaatttgatGAGGAAAAAGTATCGATGGACCATCAGATTGGCAAAATGTCAGAAGAATCAGTTAACTGCAAAGAAATGATTCTAACTCTTCAGACGGAGATTATCAACCTGAATGAGCATATGAGATCCATATCTGAGGAGAAGAGCAAGCTTGTAGAAGAGAAGAATACAATTTTCAGTGAGTATGAAAAGCAATATCACAAGTTAGTGGAGTTCAATGTTCTGGAAGCTGTTCTGCAAGCAGAATGCTGTAAGGCAGTGAAGGATCTAAAAGAAGCCAGAACTTCCATTAAGCATTACACTGATGAAAATAAATCCCTCTGTGCTGATTTAGAGTTTCACAAGATCAAACTAAAAGATATAGATTGTCAGAAAAACTCATCTCAGTTTGATGAAGTTGAAAGTCAAGGTGTTAAGAATGATACTGGTGTGTTGCACGAGTCCAAATCTCATCAGTCATCTAGTAGACAGATGAAATTGGATATTTACAGTGACGCCTTTGGATTTTTAGCACTAAAAAGGAACTTGGAGGAAGCAGGAGTTTTAATGCAGAAACTTGAGAGGGAAATTGAAAGTATGCACTTAGAATCATCTTCATTGAATAGATCAACGGATGCTGTTTCCCCTGAAGTGTCACGATTGATTCAAACTTTTGAGCCAAAAGGTTACACAGAGAAGGATGGCCAAGATCCAGAGAAATCCCCTTCATCTGAAGGCCACACAACTGAAGATTCACACATGAGCACCAAAATGGTTGCACAAAATCTCAAGATATTGCTCAAAGAATTAGTAAGTGATGCTGAGGATGCCAGTGAATTTTGTAGAGTTAAGCACAGCAAAGTACTGGCTAATGCTGCTGGAACAGACTTGAGCAAGTATGATGCGTTGGAAGAGCACAATGATCAAGTACATAAAGCAAATATAGAGCTTATGGTTTTTTATGAGGCTATGAGAGAGCTTATCCATCATGGTGTTGCAAAAGAGAGTGAACTTCTTGGTCAATGTGATGCCATGCAGAAGCAAGAAGCTGTTCTAAAATTAGAGAACCATCATCTTCAAGAGAAGATGAATGACTTTCAAGGTCATATTAACGAGCTGCAGGTTCAATTGGAGGGACATTGTAGAGACTCGGATGAGATGACTTCTTCAATTTCTAATCAATTGCAAGCACTCCAATCAGAAGTGTCTGACAGAGAATTGATTCTCCAAGAAGAACAGAGTTCTGTTGCGGCTCAGATTCTTAAGACTGTTGCCATGCTGGATTCTACTGTCAATAATATTTCTGCCAACCCATTGCCTATTGGAAATAGCAACCCTGATGTTGTTGGCTCTGTTGCTGCTTCTGTTGATGGTGCCTGCAAAGTGATTCAGGGTTTGCATGGACTACTTGAGGCTTCTCAAAGTGAATTTCAAGAAATGTCTCACAAAACTGATGTAGCTCTGAGCATTCTGCATAGACTTTACAGTGAACTTGTGAGGACTTTATTTGGGTATGACCCAGATGCAGCTAACAAAGTCGTGGCAGATGGTAAAAGGCTGGATCTTTTACATCCTAATTTTTTTGATGCCTTATTGGACCAATTGAAAAATCTTTATATTGAGAGATTGGAGCTTCAGTCTACAAATACACAACTCAGTTCACAGATGACTAACACAGCAAGGGAGACTGATGAACTGCAAAAGTTATGTCTAAAATCAGATACTGTTCTCAAGTTAATTGACGAGATCGAACAATCAGTGAAGTTGGAGAGGCCAGCTGTGTCTGCAGATGAACCTGCCTCACTCCTGGAGTCTCTGATTCATTTACTCATTCAGAAATGCAGAGAAACTGGTCAGGGCTCAAGCTTATGTGCATCTCTAGAAATGCATGTACATGATTTGCAGGGTGAAGTGGAACGCTTGAACTTTGTTCTTATGGAATATGGGAATGAGAACCTGGTTTTTAAGCACAGTCTGAAGAGTGCGCAAGAGGTTGTTATTGCTCTCAATTCTAAAGTGCAAGAGAAAGTTGTTGAGCTAGAACTGTCTGAGCAGCGAATATCGTCCCTTAGAGAGAAGTTAGGTATTGCAGTTACAAAGGGGAAAGGCCTTATTTCACAACGCGAGAGTCTCAAGCAATCATTATCTGAAACGTCCAAGGAACTGGAGAAATGTTCGCAGGAATTACTATCTAAAGATGCAAGGCTTCATGAAGTTGAAACAAAAGTAAAAGTCTACGCTGAGGCAGGTGAGCGCATGGAAGCCCTGGAATCTGAGCTCTCCTACATTCGCAACTCAGCTACTGCACTAAGAGAGTCATTTCTGCTTAAGGATTCTGTCCTACTGAGAATAGAAGAGATTCTAGAAGATTTGGAGCTTCCAGAGAACTTCCACTCCAATGATATAATTGATAAGATTGATTGGTTGGCAAAAATGGTTGGAAATCACTCCTTACCTCTTGGTGAATGGGATCACAGAAGCTCAGCTGAGGGAGTTTCGTATTCTGATGCTGGATTTGGTAGTTCAGATGGCTTGAAAGAAGATATGCAGCCAACCCCTACTTCTAGTGAGGATTTAAGGAGAAGATATGAAGAACTGCAAAACAGATTTTATGGGTTAGCTGAGCAAAATGAGATGCTTGAACAGTCATTAATGGAAAGGAACAACCTTGTGCAGCGGTGGGAAATTTTTTTGGACACAGTAGATATGCCATCTCATCTGCGATCTGGGGAGCCTGATGATAAGATTCAGTGGTTGGGAAGTGCACTATCAGAGGCACAAAACCATTCTTATTCTCTCCAGCAGAAGATTGATAACTTGGAGACTTTTTGTGGATCCCTAAGAGCTGATGTTGAAGATTCACAAAGAAGAACATCTGAGCTTGAAGCAGCTTTCCATCAGGCTTGCTCAGAAACAGAAATGCTAACGAAGGACTTGGAGATACTGAGgcaagaaaatgatgaaagcaTAAAAAGAATAGCTGTTTTTTCTCTTAGAAATGAGAATCTTCAGAATGAATCAAGTTTGTTGCAAGCACAGAAACTTCGGTTGGAGGAAGATAAGGATCACATTGAGGATGTAATTAGAAAACTGAAGGAAATGGTTAAGAATGCTCTTCGGGATTCTTGTCCTGAAGATGTGGTACTTGATCAGGAGGGGGTTGAATATTTTGAAGAGATATTGAGGAAGCTTGTAGAGGAACATAAGACACTATCATCTGGGAACCTTGTTAATGTGGATTCTACTGATTCTACTGATGTGCACATCACTGGAAAGGAGGAGCTGTCTAACACTTCCAGAGATTTTGAAGAGCAGGATGTCACGACTTTGAGCAAAAAACTAGATGAATCTATGGGTGAGCTAATGAGCTTGAAGGAGGAGAAAGATGGATACATGCAGACCAATCAATCCCTGGTTCGTGAATTGCAGGAGCTGgaagtaaaaaagaaagaattggaAGAGCTACTTAACCGAGAAGAGCGAAAATCAGCTTCTTTGAGAGAGAAGCTAAATATTGCTGTTAGAAAAGGGAAGTCCTTGGTGCAGCAGCGAGATGGCATGAAGCAATCAATCGAAGAACTAAATGCTGAGGTTGAGCGCCTCAAGTCTGAGAGCAAGCACACTGACAAAACTATTTCTGAGTATGAGGAACAGATCAAGAACTTGTTGGTTGCCCGCGACAGGGTACAGGTGGTGGAATCTGAAAATAGTTTCCTCAGGGATCGTCTGGCAGAAACTGAACACCATATGCTGGAGAAAGAGGGTAGCTGGAGCAGTATTTTGAATGCTCTGGATGAAATAGATGTTGGATTTGAAATTAATTCTGTAAATCCAGTTGAGAGGATAACAGAAATAGGCAAGTACTTGCATGGTCTACATGGTCGAATGGATTCCCTTGAACAAGATTCAAGAAAATCTAAAAGAGCAGCTGAACTACTGCTTGCAGAGTTGAATGAAGTTCAGGAAAGAAATGATGTCCTTCAAGATGAACTAGCAAAAGTTGTTGATGAACTTTCAGAAGCTTCCAGGGAAAAAGATTTAGCTGAAAATGCCAAACATGAAGCTGTTGCACACATTGAAAAACTGTCTTATTTACACTCGGAGGAAAAGAAGAGACAAATTTCTGAAATTACAGTTTTAAAATTTGGTGTGGACAACGTGAAAAATGATCTTTCTGCAATTGACAAAGAACTGGGGGATGCTCTTTCCAAAGATTTGGAAGTTCTGTACAACGTGAAGGCTACAATGGAATCATTTTTTGATTTAGATGTCGTTCCTGATCTGGGTGCTCTATTTCCTGGCAGCTTACCTGGGGGCACATTGTCTACGAAATCAGAGAACAAG GTTTTTATGACCCAAATTGATTCTATCCGGGAGCGAATTCACGAGCATTCACGTTTATTACAAGAAGAATCTTCTCGCTTATCCGAAGTAGTCATGAATGTTCATAGAGGGTATACTTCTGAGAAGGAGTTCTATGAATCTGTGAAGAGAGATGCTGAGCGTTTACAATCAATTGACAAAGAGGAGGAGTCAAAATTGCATATCTTGCATGGAAACATGACATTGTTGTTTGAAAACTGTGCTAGTGCAATTTCAAGACTCGAAAACTGGCAGGAACATATGGTTGAAAATGCATTGGCATCTAGATCTCCACAGAGGAACTTAAATTCTCAAAATCAAATTGGAGAAAATATTTCCATTGGCGATGCTAGCATCTTCAATGAGGAAAGCATTAGGAGCATGTGCGACAAACTATCACTGGTTGTGGGGGATTCCATAAGCATGCATACTAATGAGTTGGGAAGAGTGATGGAAGTTGGGCAGAGTGAGAAGAAGAGTACCATAATGAATTTACAGAATGAACTTCAAGAGAAGGATATCCAGAAAGAGAAAATTTGCAAGGAACTTGTTGGTCAGATAAAGGAAGCTGAGACCAATGCAAAGAATTATTTACTTGACCTTCAGCAAGCAAGGGTAAAGCTAGATGCTTCACAGAGACAATTGGATGCAATGGGTGAGGAGCGCAAGTTGTTGGACCAGAGAGTGAAAGAACTCCAAGTTAATGAAACTAATGCCATAGATTTGCAGCAGAAAGTCAACTCACTGACAGATGCACTAGCTGCAAAAGTACAAG AATGTGAGGGGCTGATGCAAGCCCTTGATGAAGAGGAGACGGAAATGGAAATCCTTGCAAACAAGATTGTGGGGTTTGAAAATGAGTTGCATCAAAAGAACAAAGACTTGGAGAACCTTGAAGCGTCTCGTGCTAAAGCTTTAAAGAAGCTTTCTGTCACCGTGATCAAGTTTGATGAACTTCATTATCTCTCTGAAAATCTCCTATCTGAGGTTGAGAAACTCCAATCCCAGCTGCAAGAGAAAGATGGAGAGATTTCTTTCCTTAGGCAAGAGGTTACTAGGTGCACTAATGATGCACTAGCTGTCACACAGATGAGCAAGAAGAGTTCTGATGAGATTCGGGAGTTGCTTGCTTGGCTTGATTCCTCGATATCTCATGTACAGGTCAATGATGTAACTATTGATTATTCAAATCACCTGGTCGACGAATATAAAGAGGTATTACAGAAGAAGATTTTGGACTTGATATCTGAGTTGGAGAATCTTCGTGTGACGACCCAGAACAGAGATATAATGTTGCAAGAAGAGAGATTTAAAGTGGATGAATTAACACAAAAAGAACAGCATCTGAAGAACTCATTACGAGAAATGGAATCTCAACTATTTGTGCTCCAAGGTGTTGGGGGTTCTGATAAAGCTACAAAATCTACTTCAGAGATTGTGGAGGTTGAGCCAACG AAAAACAAATGGAAGTCTAGTGGGACCATTGCTCCGCAAGTTCGAAGCTTACGGAAACCAAATAATGATCAAGTTGCCATTGCAATTGATATGGATGGCAATAGTCCGGGgctggaggatgatgatgatgataaag CTCATGGTTTTAAGTCGCTGACCACATCAAAAATTGTCCCACGATTTACAAGACCTGTCTCAAACATGGTTGATGGATTATG GATGTCCATCGACCGAGCCCTAATGCGACAACCTGCTTTACGTCTTGGTGTAATCCTCTATTGGGCTTTGATGCATGCCATGCTTGCAACTTTTGTAGTCTGA